A window of Nocardia arthritidis genomic DNA:
GTAGACCCGGTCGTCGAACATGTGCTGCGGCCCCGGATCGCCGATGACGATGTCCTGCGGCTGCCGGGACAGGTTGTGCCTGGCCGCGCGGGCCAATTGGTCGGCGGTGGGCCCGCCCGCCGCCTCCGACCAGATCCATTCCGCGTAACAGGCGAAACCCTCGTGCAGCCAGATATCGCGCCATTGCCGGATGGTCAGGCTGTTGCCGAACCACTGGTGCGCCAGCTCGTGCGCGACCAGTCGCTCGGCGCCACGGCGGCCGTCGCAGTGGTTGGCGCCGAATATCGAAATGCCTTGGGCCTCAATGGGAATTTCCAGATCGTCATCGGTGACCACCACGGTGTAGCCGGCGAACGGGTATGGGCCGAAGAATTCGGTGAAGATCTCCATCATCCGCGGCTGCCTGGCGAAATCATGATCGAAATCGGCGCGCAGCCGGGCCGGGACGACGGCCTGCATCGGAACCGGAGTGTGTACCGAGCCGATGCGGTGCTTGCGGTAGTAGCCGATCTGAATGGTGGCCAGGTAGCTCGACATCGGTTCGGGCTGTTCGTAGACCCAGGTGGTCTGGCTGGCCTTGGTCTGCTTGCCGACCAGGGTGCCGTTGGCCAGCGCGTAGTACGGCGAGTCGGTGGTGATCGAAATCCGGTAGCTGGCTTTGGAACTCGGATGGTCGTCGCAGGGGAACCAGGAGGCCGCGCCGTTGGGCTGGCTGGCCACCAGTGCGCCCTCGGTGAGTTCCTCCCAGCCGACCTCGCCCCACGGGCCGCGCACCGGTTTGGGCGTGCCCGCGTACTGGACGGTGAGCACGAGCGCCCCGCCCGCCGGAACGCGCTGCTGCGGCGTGATCACCAGTTTGCCGTGCTGGTGAACGTATTTCGCGGCCTTGGCACCGTTGACGAACACCTTGGTCACGTTCAGCGACTGGGATAGATCGAGGGCGTAGCGCGGCCGGACAGCGGTGGTGACCGCGGTGATGGTGGCCTTGCCGGACAACCGATTGCTGGACACCCGGTAGCCGAGTTCGAGCTCGTAGCGGGAGACGCGGTAGCCGCGGTTGCCGTTCTGCGGAAGGTATTCGTCGATCGGCGGCTCGTAGAACTTGTCCGTCATCAAGCCGCCGATCCCGGACCCGTCGGGAACCAGGGCGCGATCGGGTTGCCCCACCAGCGGGTGGACGGGGGCACCGAATCGCCGCGCATGACGAGTGAGGCCGGGCCGATGGTGGCGCCCGCGCCGATACCGGCGGCGGGCAGCGCGACGCAGTGCGGCCCGAGGGTGGCGCCCGGGCCGAGGGTGACGGTGTCCATGGCCATGATGCGGTCGTGGAACAGATGGGTCTGCACCACACAGCCGCGTTCAACGGTCGCGCCGTCGCCGAGTGTCACCAGGTCCGCCTCCGGTAGCCAGTAGGACTCGCACCATACCCCGCGGCCGATCTTGGCGCCGAGTCCGCGCAGCCACAGGTTGAGCAGCGGGGTGCCGGTCGCGGCCCGCGCGAACCACGGTGCGGCAACGGTTTCCACGAAGGTGTCGGCAACCTCGTTGCGCCACACGAAGGAACTCCACAGCGGATGTTCCTCGGCGCCGATCCGCCCGACCAGCAACCATTTCGCGAGTACCGAACTCGCGCCGGCGAGCGCTCCCGCGACCATCAGGACGAGCCCGGACAGCAATCCGGCGGTGAGATAGCCGAATTCGTGTGCGAGCGCGGCGAGCGCGAAAAGCATGCCGAGCCCGATGGCGAAGGTCACCAGCACCGGGATCAACCGGCAGGTCTCCACGATGCCGCGCGCCACCCGCAGTCGCGGCGGTGGGTCGAAAGTTCTTGCCACATCCGCGGTTTCCGAGGCGCGACGCAGTTTGACCGGCGGGCTGCCGAGCCAGGACGATCCGGCCTTGGCCTTCGACGGCGCCGCCGAAAGCACCGCGACCAGACCGTTTTTCGGCACCCGGCGCCCGGGTGCGGTCATACCGGAATTGCCGAGGAATGCGCGCTTGCCGACCTTCGCCTCGCCGATTCGCAGCCAACCGCCGCCGAGTTCGTAACTGGCGATCATGGTGTCGTCGGCGAGGAACGCGCCGTCGGCCACGACGGTGAATTTCGGCAGCAGCAGCACGGTGGATGCCTCGACGCTCTTGCCGATCTTCGCGCCGAGCAGCCGCAGCCACAGCGGGGTGAGCAGGCTGGCGTAGAGCGGGAAAAGGAAGGTGCGCGCGGAATCCAGCAGCCGCTCGGTGGACCAGGCCTGCCAGCCGATCCGGCTGCGCACCGGGTGGTAGCCCTCGCGCAGTCCGATGCTGAACAAGCGCACCGCGATGATGGTGGCCGCCGCGTATACGCCGAGGCTGAGCAGCGTCGCCACCGGCAGCATGGCGAAGGCGCGGCCGAGTCCGCCCGCGAGCGTTCGGGTGTCGCGGATGAACCAGGCGAGGAAGGCGCCGCCCGCGCCGAGCCCGAGGATGGGCATGGCGGCCAGCGCCATCGAGGTGATGCCGAAGATCAGCACCCAGTGCGCCGCCCGTGCCGGGGTTTCGTCGGGCCAACGGTGCTGTGCCCTACCGGTTTTGACGGCCGGTGAGCCGGCCCACTCCTGCTCCGGTTTGATCCGGCCGGAAACCGATGAGCCGGGCGCGATTTCGGCGTTCTTGCCGATTTTGGTGCCGGGCAACAGGATCGAGCGTGCGCCGATGACCGCGCCGGGACCGATGCTGATCCGGCCGAGATGTACCAGGTCGCCATCGATCCAGTAGCCGGACAGGTCGACCTCGGGTTCCACGCTGCAGCCGTCGCCGAGTTCCAGCATGCCGGTGACCGGCGGCAGGGTGTGCAGGTCGACACCCTTGCCGACCTTGGCGCCGAGCGCCCGCGCGAACGGCACCATCCACGGTGCGCCGGAAAGGTTTTCGGCGCCGCTGGCCTCGGATAGCCGGACGGCCGCCCATAGGCGCAGATGCACCGGACCGCCGCGCGGATACGTGCCCGGCTCGACGCCGTGCAGCAGCAGTCGCGAGCCCGCGACGCAGATCGCCATCCGTCCGGGCGGCGAGATGAACAGCGCGAAGGCGAGCAGCGTCCACCACCAGGACAAGTTCGGCAGCCAGGACAGCGCCCCCGACCAGTGCGCGATATTGCCGACGATGGCGAGCCAGGTCAGCCACTGCAGGCCGGTGAGGGTGGCCAACGGGATACCGGCCAGCACCTGAACGAGCTGTGCGCGCAACGGAGTCGGCTCGACGACCCGCTCGGTGACGACGAATGCGGGCTCGCTGTCCTCCAGCAGTTCCACCAGCGCGCCGAGCCGCGGATGGTCGTACACGTCGGCGACGGCGATCTGTGGATAGCGTTCGCGCAGCGCGGTGACCAATTGGGCGGCGGCGAGCGAACCGCCGCCGAGATCGAAGAAATCCACGTCGAGGCCGGTGATTTCGGCGCCGAGGATGGCGTCCCACTGGTCGGCGACCCAGCGGGCCGTGCCGGTGAGGTCGGAGTCGTCGGCGTCGGTGTCGGTGGGCAGCGGCCAGGGCAGCGCATTGCGGTCGACCTTGCCCGAGATGCGGGTCGGCAGTTCGGGAACCACTGCGAGCCTCGGCACCAACGGTGCCGGAAGTTGTTCGGCGAGTTGGGCTCTGGCCTTCTTCAGGTCGAAATCGGGGCCCGCGCCGGTGAGATAGCCGACCAGGATCTTGTTGCCCGCCTTGGTGGTCCGGATCGCCGCGGCCGCGCCGGTGACACCGGGCAGCAGCTGCAGCGCGTTATCGATCTCGCCCAGTTCGATGCGCCTGCCACCGATTTTGATCTGATCGTCGGCGCGGCCGAGGAAGACCAGACCGGCCCGCTCGTTGCGGACCAGATCGCCGCTGCGGTACGCCCGCTCCCAGCCGAGCGACGGTAGCGGGGCGTACTTTTCGGCATCCTTGTCCGGGTCGAGGTAGCGGGCCAGGCCTGCGCCGCCGATCACCAACTCCCCGGATGAGCCCTCCGCCACCGGATTTCCGGCCTGATCGATGACCGCGAGATCCCAGCCGTCCAGCGGCAGCCCGATCCGGATCGGCGAGCCGCCGTCCAGCCGGGCCGCGCATGCCACGACGGTAGCCTCGGTGGGGCCGTAGGTATTCCACACCTCGCGACTCGTATTCCGGTGTCCGGCAAGGCGTTCGGCCAGTTCCGGCGGTACCGCCTCGCCACCGAAGATGAGCAGCCGCACCGAATCCAGCGCCTCGGCGGGCCAGGTGGCGGCCAGCGTCGGCACGGTGGAGACGATGCTGATCTCCCTGCGCACCAGCCAGGGCCCCAGATCGGCTCCGGTGCGCACCAATTCGCGCGGCGCGGGCACCAGGCAGGCGCCGTTGCGCCAGGCCAGCCACATCTCCTCGCAGGAGGCGTCGAAGGCGACCGAGAGCCCGGCGAGCACCCGGTCGCCAGGGCCGATGGGGGCGTCGCGCAGGAAGAGCCCCGCCTCCGCGTCGACGAATGCGGCGGCGTTGCGATGAGTCACCGCAACGCCTTTCGGTGTTCCGGTGGACCCGGAGGTGAAGATGATCCAGGCGTCGTCGGCGGGTGTCGGCAGCGCGCTCCACTGCGAATCGGGTGCGGCGCGGCCCGCGCCCGCGATGGTGGTCTCGATGCCCGCCGCGGTGACTATCGCGGTGACCCTGGCCTCGCCGAAGACCAGCCGGGCCCGCTCCTCCGGATCGTCGGCGTCCACCGGGACGTAGGCCGCGCCCGCGTACAGGACGGCGAGGATGGTGATGTAGAGCTCGCGGTGGCCGGACGGCATGCGCACCCCGACCCGGTCGCCCGGCCGCACGCCGGCCGCGGTGAGCCGGGCGAGTGTCGCCTCGATCTCGATGACCAGCTCGAGGTAGGTGAGTGCGGCGCGGCCGTCGTCGATGGCCGGTGCGTCGGGATGGGTTTGCGCGGTGGCGGTCAGGATGTCGACGAGGGTGCGGGCGGGCGCCGCCAGCGCGGCGCGGCGCAGCGGATCCCGCGCCGGGGGCGCGGCCGCCGCCGGATCTGCCGAGTGCAGCATCACGTCCTGTCCACCTCTCATAGACCTGCCCGGTGCTCTATCCGTTGTTGCATGGTGGGGTTACCAGTCGGCAAACAGTGCGCCGACCAGGAATCAACGGTACTCGGGGCAATGGTCGTTTGCCGTTCACCGAGACTGAGGTCGCATTCGATAGCGCGCTAAGCCCGCGGTGGCACCTCGTCCTCGCCGATTGCCTTGAGCGCCAGGCGTAGCAGGGTGCGTCGCTCGTCCGCGTCCAGTCGGTGGAGCACCCGGTCGGT
This region includes:
- a CDS encoding M1 family metallopeptidase; the protein is MTDKFYEPPIDEYLPQNGNRGYRVSRYELELGYRVSSNRLSGKATITAVTTAVRPRYALDLSQSLNVTKVFVNGAKAAKYVHQHGKLVITPQQRVPAGGALVLTVQYAGTPKPVRGPWGEVGWEELTEGALVASQPNGAASWFPCDDHPSSKASYRISITTDSPYYALANGTLVGKQTKASQTTWVYEQPEPMSSYLATIQIGYYRKHRIGSVHTPVPMQAVVPARLRADFDHDFARQPRMMEIFTEFFGPYPFAGYTVVVTDDDLEIPIEAQGISIFGANHCDGRRGAERLVAHELAHQWFGNSLTIRQWRDIWLHEGFACYAEWIWSEAAGGPTADQLARAARHNLSRQPQDIVIGDPGPQHMFDDRVYKRGALTLHTLRLELGDTAFFDLLREWTIRYRHSSVSTEEFTDLASHYSATPLRPLWDDWLNGAGLPQLPPSGGQASSR
- a CDS encoding Pls/PosA family non-ribosomal peptide synthetase: MLHSADPAAAAPPARDPLRRAALAAPARTLVDILTATAQTHPDAPAIDDGRAALTYLELVIEIEATLARLTAAGVRPGDRVGVRMPSGHRELYITILAVLYAGAAYVPVDADDPEERARLVFGEARVTAIVTAAGIETTIAGAGRAAPDSQWSALPTPADDAWIIFTSGSTGTPKGVAVTHRNAAAFVDAEAGLFLRDAPIGPGDRVLAGLSVAFDASCEEMWLAWRNGACLVPAPRELVRTGADLGPWLVRREISIVSTVPTLAATWPAEALDSVRLLIFGGEAVPPELAERLAGHRNTSREVWNTYGPTEATVVACAARLDGGSPIRIGLPLDGWDLAVIDQAGNPVAEGSSGELVIGGAGLARYLDPDKDAEKYAPLPSLGWERAYRSGDLVRNERAGLVFLGRADDQIKIGGRRIELGEIDNALQLLPGVTGAAAAIRTTKAGNKILVGYLTGAGPDFDLKKARAQLAEQLPAPLVPRLAVVPELPTRISGKVDRNALPWPLPTDTDADDSDLTGTARWVADQWDAILGAEITGLDVDFFDLGGGSLAAAQLVTALRERYPQIAVADVYDHPRLGALVELLEDSEPAFVVTERVVEPTPLRAQLVQVLAGIPLATLTGLQWLTWLAIVGNIAHWSGALSWLPNLSWWWTLLAFALFISPPGRMAICVAGSRLLLHGVEPGTYPRGGPVHLRLWAAVRLSEASGAENLSGAPWMVPFARALGAKVGKGVDLHTLPPVTGMLELGDGCSVEPEVDLSGYWIDGDLVHLGRISIGPGAVIGARSILLPGTKIGKNAEIAPGSSVSGRIKPEQEWAGSPAVKTGRAQHRWPDETPARAAHWVLIFGITSMALAAMPILGLGAGGAFLAWFIRDTRTLAGGLGRAFAMLPVATLLSLGVYAAATIIAVRLFSIGLREGYHPVRSRIGWQAWSTERLLDSARTFLFPLYASLLTPLWLRLLGAKIGKSVEASTVLLLPKFTVVADGAFLADDTMIASYELGGGWLRIGEAKVGKRAFLGNSGMTAPGRRVPKNGLVAVLSAAPSKAKAGSSWLGSPPVKLRRASETADVARTFDPPPRLRVARGIVETCRLIPVLVTFAIGLGMLFALAALAHEFGYLTAGLLSGLVLMVAGALAGASSVLAKWLLVGRIGAEEHPLWSSFVWRNEVADTFVETVAAPWFARAATGTPLLNLWLRGLGAKIGRGVWCESYWLPEADLVTLGDGATVERGCVVQTHLFHDRIMAMDTVTLGPGATLGPHCVALPAAGIGAGATIGPASLVMRGDSVPPSTRWWGNPIAPWFPTGPGSAA